The following coding sequences are from one Streptomyces venezuelae window:
- a CDS encoding response regulator: MTIRVLLADDQALLRSAFKVLVDSESDMEVVGEASDGAEAVRLAKSERADVVLMDIRMPGTDGLAATRMISADPSLAHVRVVMLTTFEVDEYVVQSLRAGASGFLGKGAEPDELLGAIRVAAAGEALLSPVATKGLIAKFLAQGDGQDGDGPARGERLDALTGREREVLVQVAGGHSNDEIAERLEVSPLTVKTHVNRAMAKLGARDRAQLVVIAYESGLVRPRAE, from the coding sequence GTGACGATCCGCGTACTGCTCGCCGACGACCAGGCGCTGTTGCGCAGCGCGTTCAAGGTGCTCGTCGACTCCGAGTCCGACATGGAGGTGGTCGGCGAGGCGTCCGACGGGGCGGAGGCGGTCAGGCTCGCCAAGTCGGAGCGCGCCGACGTGGTCCTGATGGACATCCGGATGCCCGGCACCGACGGACTCGCCGCCACCCGCATGATCAGCGCGGACCCCTCGCTGGCCCACGTCCGCGTGGTGATGCTGACGACGTTCGAGGTCGACGAGTACGTGGTGCAGTCGCTGCGCGCGGGCGCCTCGGGGTTCCTCGGGAAGGGAGCGGAGCCCGACGAACTGCTCGGCGCGATCCGCGTCGCGGCGGCCGGCGAGGCGCTGCTGTCACCGGTGGCCACCAAGGGCCTGATCGCCAAGTTCCTCGCGCAGGGCGACGGACAGGACGGTGACGGGCCCGCGCGCGGCGAGCGGCTCGACGCGCTCACCGGACGCGAGCGCGAAGTCCTCGTGCAGGTCGCGGGCGGCCACTCGAACGACGAGATCGCCGAGCGCCTGGAAGTCAGCCCGCTCACCGTGAAGACCCACGTGAACCGGGCGATGGCGAAGCTCGGCGCCCGCGACCGCGCCCAACTCGTCGTCATCGCGTACGAGTCGGGACTGGTGCGGCCGCGGGCGGAGTAG
- the nadA gene encoding quinolinate synthase NadA, with protein MRVVTTAQSPADSVTLDVQPTPLALLLLGREADPRSERGVECPGDLPSPSDPDLVERARAAKERLGDKVFVLGHHYQRDEVIQFADVTGDSFKLARDAAARPDAEYIVFCGVHFMAESADILTTDDQKVVLPDLAAGCSMADMATAEQVAECWDVLTEAGIAEQVVPVSYMNSSADIKAFTGKHGGTICTSSNAKRALEWAFEQGEKILFLPDQHLGRNTAVRDMGFSLDDCVVYNPHKPGGGLTAEQLRDAKMILWRGHCSVHGRFSLESVEDVRARIPGVNVLVHPECKHEVVAAADHVGSTEHIIQTLEAAPAGSKWAIGTELNLVRRLANRFAAEDKEIVFLDKTVCFCSTMNRIDLPHLVWTLESLADGKLVNRIEVDRETEQFAKLALERMLALP; from the coding sequence GTGCGTGTTGTGACCACCGCCCAGTCCCCCGCGGACAGCGTGACCCTCGATGTACAGCCCACGCCCCTCGCCCTGCTCCTCCTCGGCCGCGAGGCCGACCCCAGGAGCGAGCGCGGCGTGGAGTGCCCCGGCGATCTGCCGTCCCCCTCCGACCCGGACCTGGTGGAGCGCGCCCGCGCCGCCAAGGAGAGGCTCGGGGACAAGGTCTTCGTGCTGGGCCACCACTACCAGCGCGACGAGGTCATCCAGTTCGCGGACGTCACCGGCGACTCCTTCAAGCTCGCGCGTGACGCGGCCGCGCGGCCGGACGCCGAGTACATCGTCTTCTGCGGTGTGCACTTCATGGCCGAGTCCGCGGACATCCTGACGACGGACGACCAGAAGGTCGTGCTGCCCGACCTGGCCGCCGGCTGCTCGATGGCCGACATGGCCACCGCCGAGCAGGTCGCCGAGTGCTGGGACGTGCTGACCGAGGCCGGGATCGCCGAGCAGGTCGTGCCCGTCTCGTACATGAACTCCTCGGCCGACATCAAGGCGTTCACGGGCAAGCACGGCGGCACGATCTGTACGTCGTCGAACGCCAAGCGCGCGCTGGAGTGGGCCTTCGAGCAGGGCGAGAAGATCCTGTTCCTGCCCGACCAGCACCTGGGCCGCAACACGGCCGTCCGCGACATGGGCTTCTCGCTCGACGACTGCGTGGTCTACAACCCGCACAAGCCGGGCGGCGGCCTGACCGCCGAGCAGCTGCGCGACGCGAAGATGATCCTGTGGCGCGGGCACTGCTCCGTGCACGGGCGCTTCTCGCTGGAGAGCGTGGAGGACGTCCGCGCGCGCATTCCCGGCGTGAACGTGCTGGTGCACCCGGAGTGCAAGCACGAGGTCGTCGCGGCGGCGGACCACGTGGGCTCCACGGAGCACATCATCCAGACCCTGGAGGCGGCGCCGGCCGGGTCGAAGTGGGCGATCGGCACGGAGCTGAACCTCGTGCGGCGGCTGGCGAACCGTTTCGCCGCCGAGGACAAGGAGATCGTCTTCCTCGACAAGACGGTCTGCTTCTGCTCGACCATGAACCGCATCGACCTGCCGCACCTGGTCTGGACGCTGGAGTCCCTCGCGGACGGCAAGCTCGTCAACCGGATCGAGGTGGACCGGGAGACGGAGCAGTTCGCGAAGCTGGCGCTGGAGCGGATGCTGGCGCTGCCGTAG
- a CDS encoding PspA/IM30 family protein: MSGVMKRMGMIFRAKANKALDRAEDPRETLDYSYQKQLELLQKVRRGVADVATSRKRLELQLTQLQKQSSTLEDQGRKALALGREDLAREALSRRAALQQQVTDLETQHQTLQGEEEKLTLAAQRLQAKVDAFRTKKETIKATYTAAQAQTRIGEAFSGISEEMGDVGMAIQRAEDKTAQLQARAGAIDELLASGALDDSSGLAKDDIQTELDRLSGGTDVELELQRMKAELAGGSSGGQQAIEGGQGQSQPRSQQPQDTPRFDKQ; encoded by the coding sequence ATGAGCGGTGTCATGAAGCGTATGGGGATGATCTTCCGCGCGAAGGCGAACAAGGCCCTGGACCGGGCCGAGGACCCGCGCGAGACCCTCGATTACTCGTACCAGAAGCAGCTGGAGCTGTTGCAGAAGGTGCGCCGCGGCGTCGCCGACGTGGCGACGTCCCGCAAGCGCCTCGAACTGCAGCTGACCCAGCTCCAGAAGCAGTCCTCGACTCTTGAGGACCAGGGCCGCAAGGCGCTGGCGCTCGGCCGCGAGGACCTGGCCCGCGAGGCCCTGTCCCGCCGTGCGGCGCTCCAGCAGCAGGTGACGGACCTGGAGACGCAGCACCAGACCCTGCAGGGCGAGGAGGAGAAGCTCACCCTCGCGGCGCAGCGCCTCCAGGCCAAGGTCGACGCCTTCCGCACGAAGAAGGAGACGATCAAGGCCACGTACACCGCGGCGCAGGCGCAGACCCGCATCGGTGAGGCCTTCTCGGGCATCTCCGAGGAGATGGGCGACGTCGGCATGGCGATCCAGCGCGCCGAGGACAAGACCGCGCAGCTCCAGGCGCGGGCCGGCGCGATCGACGAACTGCTCGCCTCCGGTGCACTCGACGACTCCTCCGGACTGGCCAAGGACGACATCCAGACCGAGCTCGACCGCCTCTCCGGTGGTACAGATGTAGAGCTGGAGCTGCAGCGCATGAAGGCGGAACTCGCCGGAGGCTCCAGCGGCGGGCAGCAGGCGATCGAGGGCGGCCAGGGCCAGTCCCAGCCGCGCTCCCAGCAGCCCCAGGACACCCCGCGCTTCGACAAGCAGTAG
- a CDS encoding S1C family serine protease: MTASRIPAASRIPAATLACVAALALVGGCSSSGSGDSGRSTTQAAPAAASDLQDDYQKVIKDVLPSVVQIDASEGLGSGVVYDDKGHIVTNAHVVGKEKRFKVTTATGEQTLSADLVASYPEQDLAVIKLSDVPDGLKAAEFGDSAKAEVGQIVLAMGSPLGLSSSVTQGIVSATGRTVSEGRSGGGTGATIANMVQTSAAINPGNSGGALVDLDGKVIGIPTLAASDPQMGDSAAPGIGFAIPSSMVKTVADQIVRSGKVTDSGRAALGITGRTVLGDDYRPAGVAVVEAPEGGAAAKAGLAAGDIITRLGDAEITTINSLSEALASAKPGQKAEVTYVRDGAEKTADVTLGEI; encoded by the coding sequence ATGACTGCCTCACGTATCCCTGCTGCCTCACGTATCCCTGCCGCCACCTTGGCGTGCGTCGCCGCTCTCGCCCTCGTGGGCGGGTGCTCCTCCTCCGGTTCCGGTGACTCCGGCAGGTCCACCACGCAGGCCGCACCGGCCGCCGCGAGCGATCTGCAGGACGACTACCAGAAGGTGATCAAGGACGTCCTGCCGTCCGTCGTCCAGATCGACGCCTCCGAGGGCCTGGGGTCCGGGGTCGTCTACGACGACAAGGGGCACATCGTCACCAACGCCCACGTCGTGGGCAAGGAGAAGCGCTTCAAGGTGACGACGGCGACCGGTGAGCAGACGCTCTCCGCCGACCTCGTCGCCTCCTACCCCGAGCAGGACCTCGCCGTCATCAAGCTGAGCGACGTGCCGGACGGGCTGAAGGCCGCGGAGTTCGGTGACTCCGCCAAGGCCGAGGTCGGGCAGATCGTGCTGGCCATGGGCTCCCCGCTCGGCCTGTCGTCCAGCGTCACGCAGGGCATCGTGTCGGCGACCGGGCGCACCGTCAGCGAGGGCCGTTCGGGCGGCGGGACGGGAGCCACGATCGCCAACATGGTGCAGACCTCGGCGGCGATCAACCCGGGCAACAGCGGCGGGGCGCTCGTCGACCTGGACGGGAAGGTCATCGGCATCCCGACGCTCGCCGCGAGCGATCCGCAGATGGGCGACAGCGCGGCGCCCGGCATCGGGTTCGCGATCCCGTCGTCGATGGTGAAGACCGTCGCGGACCAGATCGTCAGGAGCGGCAAGGTCACCGACTCGGGCCGGGCGGCGCTCGGCATCACGGGCCGCACGGTCCTCGGCGACGACTACCGGCCCGCGGGCGTGGCCGTCGTCGAGGCGCCCGAGGGCGGCGCCGCGGCGAAGGCGGGGCTCGCGGCGGGCGACATCATCACGCGGCTCGGCGACGCCGAGATCACCACCATCAACTCGCTCTCCGAGGCGCTCGCCTCGGCCAAGCCCGGGCAGAAGGCGGAGGTCACGTACGTGCGGGACGGCGCCGAGAAGACGGCCGACGTCACTCTCGGCGAGATCTAG
- a CDS encoding sensor histidine kinase, whose amino-acid sequence MTTLVRGRGWARTHPLAVDAALATAVLVCMVVGSFAEPNGEHGPTWGTRTPDAPSLILMTLGALALVFRRRAPWCVLAATCAAAIVELLTGQPRAPVVMCAVIALFTVAARTDRSTTWRIGLVTMVGLTGIAMLSGGPLPWYAQENLGIFAWTGMAAAAGDAVRSRRAFVDAIRERAERAERTREEEARRRVAEERLRIARDLHDVVAHHIALVNVQAGVAAHVMDRRPDQAKEALSHVRDASRSALNELRATVGLLRQTGDPEAPTEPAPGLHRLDELVETFRNAGLPVEVALGQVGLDLAAAVDLAAFRIIQEALTNVQKHAGQDAKAEVSVVRVGPNVEVTVIDDGPGHGKGETPNTDGGGHGLLGMRERVTALGGSCSAGPRYGGGFRVHAILPVTTAKGGTA is encoded by the coding sequence GTGACCACTCTCGTACGAGGCCGCGGCTGGGCCAGAACGCACCCCCTCGCCGTGGACGCCGCGCTCGCCACCGCCGTCCTCGTCTGCATGGTCGTCGGCTCGTTCGCCGAGCCGAACGGGGAGCACGGCCCCACCTGGGGCACCCGCACCCCCGACGCCCCCAGCCTCATCCTGATGACGCTCGGCGCGCTCGCCCTCGTCTTCCGCCGCCGCGCCCCCTGGTGCGTGCTCGCCGCGACCTGCGCCGCCGCCATCGTGGAGCTGCTCACCGGCCAGCCCCGCGCCCCCGTCGTGATGTGCGCGGTCATCGCGCTGTTCACCGTCGCCGCCCGCACGGACCGCTCCACGACCTGGCGGATCGGCCTGGTCACGATGGTGGGCCTCACCGGCATCGCGATGCTCTCGGGCGGCCCCCTGCCCTGGTACGCGCAGGAAAACCTCGGCATCTTCGCGTGGACCGGCATGGCCGCCGCCGCGGGCGACGCCGTGCGCAGCCGCCGTGCGTTCGTCGACGCCATCAGGGAGCGCGCCGAGCGTGCGGAACGTACGCGCGAGGAAGAGGCCCGGCGCCGCGTCGCCGAGGAACGACTGAGGATCGCCCGCGACCTGCACGACGTGGTCGCCCACCACATCGCCCTGGTCAACGTGCAGGCAGGCGTCGCCGCGCACGTCATGGACAGGCGTCCCGACCAGGCGAAGGAAGCCCTCTCGCACGTACGCGACGCCAGCCGCTCCGCGCTCAACGAACTCCGCGCCACCGTGGGCCTGTTGCGGCAGACCGGCGACCCGGAGGCCCCCACCGAGCCCGCCCCGGGCCTGCACCGCCTCGACGAACTCGTGGAGACGTTCCGCAACGCGGGCCTGCCCGTGGAGGTCGCGCTCGGCCAGGTCGGCCTGGACCTCGCGGCCGCCGTCGACCTCGCCGCGTTCCGGATCATCCAGGAGGCCCTGACCAATGTGCAGAAGCACGCCGGGCAGGACGCCAAGGCCGAGGTGAGCGTCGTCCGCGTCGGCCCGAACGTCGAGGTCACCGTCATCGACGACGGCCCGGGACACGGCAAGGGCGAGACGCCCAACACCGACGGCGGCGGCCACGGCCTGCTCGGCATGCGCGAACGCGTCACCGCCCTCGGCGGCAGCTGCTCCGCGGGGCCCCGCTACGGAGGCGGCTTCCGTGTCCATGCGATCCTGCCCGTCACCACGGCAAAGGGAGGGACCGCGTGA
- a CDS encoding DUF3043 domain-containing protein — MSPHPVPLDFVFRSRSKEEKAPAVQAPVTDSNQPRDPQAPKGRPTPKRAMAQSQRRSVTNTPTTRKEAAKRQRDERRTQMAKQREAMASGDERYLPARDKGPVRKFARDFVDSRFCVAEFFLPLAVIILVLSIVQVPQLQNVALLAWLFVIVLIIVDSIATGFRLKKRLNERFPNENKKGAVAYGLMRTLQMRRLRLPKPQVKRGERP, encoded by the coding sequence ATGTCTCCGCACCCCGTACCCTTGGATTTTGTGTTCCGTAGCCGATCCAAGGAAGAGAAGGCCCCGGCTGTCCAGGCGCCGGTGACCGACTCCAACCAGCCCCGTGACCCGCAGGCCCCCAAGGGCCGCCCCACCCCCAAGCGCGCCATGGCCCAGTCGCAGCGCCGCAGCGTGACCAACACGCCGACGACGCGCAAGGAGGCCGCCAAGCGGCAGCGCGACGAGCGCCGCACGCAGATGGCGAAGCAGCGCGAGGCGATGGCGAGCGGCGACGAGCGGTACCTGCCCGCGCGTGACAAGGGTCCCGTGCGCAAGTTCGCGCGCGACTTCGTGGACTCGCGCTTCTGCGTCGCCGAGTTCTTCCTGCCCCTCGCGGTGATCATTCTCGTCCTGAGCATCGTCCAGGTGCCTCAGCTGCAGAATGTCGCGCTGCTCGCCTGGCTCTTCGTGATCGTCCTGATCATCGTCGACTCGATCGCCACCGGGTTCCGTCTGAAGAAGCGCCTGAACGAGCGCTTCCCGAACGAGAACAAGAAGGGCGCCGTGGCCTACGGCCTGATGCGTACGCTCCAGATGCGCCGGCTGCGCCTGCCGAAGCCGCAGGTCAAGCGTGGAGAGCGGCCCTGA
- a CDS encoding class I SAM-dependent methyltransferase, whose protein sequence is MARQLDEQIIGRFPVGQRLRVLDVGMGQGTQALRLARAGHEVTGVEQDSAMIAAARTALAHEPEGIQGRVRIVEGDGHQTGVHFLPGSFDVVLCHGVLMYVEEPDALLAGLARMLAPGGLLSLLVRNAEALAMRPGLAGDWSGALAAFDSATYRNRLGIDARADRLDALTSALAGIAAPLQAWYGVRVFTDTVADGAALPPEGELEALLAVEERAGRTDPYRRVAALLHLCGVRD, encoded by the coding sequence GTGGCGCGCCAGCTCGACGAGCAGATAATCGGGCGTTTCCCCGTGGGGCAGCGGCTCCGCGTGCTCGACGTCGGCATGGGCCAGGGCACGCAGGCGCTGCGGCTCGCCCGCGCCGGTCACGAGGTGACGGGCGTCGAGCAGGACTCCGCCATGATCGCGGCGGCCCGCACGGCGCTCGCCCACGAGCCCGAGGGCATCCAGGGGCGGGTGCGGATCGTCGAGGGCGACGGGCACCAGACCGGGGTGCACTTCCTGCCCGGCAGCTTCGACGTCGTGCTCTGCCACGGCGTACTGATGTACGTGGAGGAGCCCGACGCGCTCCTCGCCGGGCTGGCCCGGATGCTGGCGCCCGGCGGGCTGCTCTCGCTGCTCGTGCGCAACGCGGAGGCGCTGGCCATGCGGCCGGGGCTGGCCGGGGACTGGTCGGGGGCGCTCGCCGCGTTCGACTCCGCGACGTACCGCAACCGGCTCGGGATCGACGCCCGCGCGGACCGGCTCGACGCGCTGACCTCCGCGCTCGCGGGGATCGCCGCGCCGCTGCAGGCCTGGTACGGCGTGCGGGTCTTCACGGACACCGTGGCCGACGGTGCGGCGCTGCCCCCGGAAGGGGAGCTGGAGGCGCTGCTCGCCGTGGAGGAGCGGGCGGGGCGGACGGATCCGTACCGGCGGGTGGCGGCACTGCTGCATCTGTGCGGGGTGCGGGACTAG
- a CDS encoding HesB/IscA family protein, with the protein MSVSDETTTVSDGILLSDAAAAKVKGLLEQEGRDDLALRVAVQPGGCSGLRYQLFFDERSLDGDVVKDFDGVKVVTDRMSAPYLGGASIDFVDTIEKQGFTIDNPNATGSCACGDSFS; encoded by the coding sequence ATGTCCGTATCGGACGAGACCACCACCGTGAGCGACGGCATCCTCCTGTCGGACGCCGCCGCGGCCAAGGTGAAGGGCCTGCTGGAGCAGGAGGGCCGGGACGACCTGGCGCTGCGCGTCGCCGTTCAGCCCGGTGGCTGCTCGGGCCTGCGCTACCAGCTGTTCTTCGACGAGCGCTCGCTCGACGGCGACGTCGTCAAGGACTTCGATGGCGTGAAGGTCGTCACGGACCGCATGAGCGCTCCCTACCTGGGCGGCGCCTCCATCGACTTCGTGGACACCATCGAGAAGCAGGGCTTCACGATCGACAACCCCAACGCCACGGGCTCCTGCGCCTGCGGCGACTCCTTCAGCTGA
- the pspAA gene encoding PspA-associated protein PspAA, with translation MIVRIMGEGQVKLADSHFAELNKLDDELLDEMESGDEPGFRRTLHALLDKVRELGTPLPDDALEPSQLILPSPDATLSEVRDMLTDDGLIPG, from the coding sequence ATGATCGTACGGATCATGGGGGAGGGGCAGGTGAAGCTGGCGGACAGCCACTTCGCCGAACTGAACAAGCTGGACGACGAGCTGCTCGACGAGATGGAGAGCGGCGACGAGCCCGGATTCCGCCGCACGCTCCACGCCCTCCTGGACAAGGTCCGGGAACTGGGCACCCCGCTCCCGGACGACGCCCTGGAACCCTCCCAGCTCATCCTCCCGTCCCCGGACGCGACCCTCTCCGAGGTACGGGACATGCTGACGGACGACGGCTTGATCCCAGGCTGA